One genomic region from Zalophus californianus isolate mZalCal1 chromosome 14, mZalCal1.pri.v2, whole genome shotgun sequence encodes:
- the ABCB9 gene encoding ATP-binding cassette sub-family B member 9 isoform X1 — protein MQLWKAVVVTLAFMSMDVGMTTAIYILSHLDRSLLEDIRHFNIFDSVLDLWAACLYRSCLLLGATIGVAKNSALGPRRLRASWTIIALVCLFVGIYTMVKLLLFSEVRKPVRDPWFWALFVWTYISLATSFVLWWLLSTVRPDAKALEPGAGAGAEGFPGERRSPREQASGATLQKLLSYTKPDVAFLVAASFFLIVAALGETFLPYYTGRAIDGIVIQKSMEQFSTAVIVMCLLAIGSSFAAGIRGGIFTLIFARLNIRLRNRLFRSLVSQEMSFFDENRTGDLISRLTSDTTMVSDLVSQNINIFLRNTVKVTGVVVFMFSLSWQLSLVTFMGFPIIMMVSDIYGNYYKRLSKEVQNALARASSTAEETISAMKTVRSFANEEEEAGVYSRKLQQVYKLNRKEAAAYTYYVWGSGLTLLVVQVSILYYGGHLVISGQMTSGNLISFIIYEFVLGDCMESVGSVYSGLMQGVGAAEKVFEFIDRQPTMVHDGNLAPDRLEGRVDFENVTFTYRTRPHTRVLQNVSFSLSPGKVTALVGPSGSGKSSCVNILENFYPLEGGCVLLDGKPISAYDHKYLHRVISLVSQEPVLFARSITDNISYGLPTVPFEMVVEAAQKANAHGFIMELQDGYNTETGEKGAQLSGGQKQRVAMARALVRNPPVLILDEATSALDAESEYLIQQAIHGNLQKHTVLIIAHRLSTVERAHLIVVLDKGRVVQQGTHQQLLAQGGLYAKLVQRQMLGLEPASDYSAGHKEPLGSGGHKA, from the exons ATGCAGCTGTGGAAGGCGGTGGTGGTGACCCTGGCCTTCATGAGCATGGACGTTGGCATGACCACGGCCATCTACATCCTCAGCCACCTGGACCGCAGCCTGCTGGAGGACATCCGCCACTTCAACATCTTTGACTCGGTGCTGGACCTGTGGGCAGCCTGCCTGTACCgcagctgccttctgctgggAGCCACCATCGGTGTGGCCAAGAACAGCGCCCTGGGGCCCCGGCGGCTTCGGGCCTCCTGGACCATCATCGCCCTCGTGTGCCTCTTCGTGGGCATCTACACCATGGTCAAGCTGTTGCTCTTCTCCGAGGTGCGCAAGCCGGTCCGGGACCCGTGGTTCTGGGCCCTCTTTGTGTGGACTTACATCTCACTTGCCACCTCCTTCGTGCTCTGGTGGTTACTGTCCACGGTGCGGCCGGACGCCAAGGCCCTCGAgccgggggccggggccggggccgagggcttcccaggggagcgCCGGTCCCCTCGTGAGCAGGCATCTGGGGCCACGCTACAAAAGCTGCTGTCCTACACCAAGCCCGACGTGGCCTTCCTCGTGGcagcttccttcttcctcatcGTGGCGGCTCTGG GAGAGACCTTCCTTCCCTACTACACCGGCCGGGCCATTGATGGCATCGTCATCCAGAAGAGCATGGAGCAGTTCAGCACGGCGGTCATTGTCATGTGCTTGCTGGCCATCGGCAG CTCATTTGCCGCAGGTATTCGGGGCGGCATTTTTACCCTCATATTTGCCAGACTGAACATTCGCCTTCGAAACCGTCTCTTCCGCTCACTGGTGTCCCAGGAGATGAGCTTCTTTGACGAGAATCGCACAG GGGACCTCATCTCCCGCCTCACCTCAGACACCACCATGGTCAGTGACTTGGTCTCCCAGAATATTAACATCTTCCTGCGGAACACGGTCAAGGTCACGGGCGTGGTGGTCTTCATGTTCAGCCTCTCGTGGCAGCTGTCCTTGGTCACCTTCATGGGCTTCCCCATCATCATGATGGTGTCCGACATCTACGGCAATTACTACAAG AGGCTCTCCAAAGAGGTCCAGAATGCCCTGGCAAGGGCCAGCAGCACAGCCGAGGAGACCATCAGTGCCATGAAGACGGTGCGGAGCTTTGCCaacgaggaggaggaggcaggggtgtACTCACGGAAGCTGCAGCAGGTGTATAAGCTGAACAGGAAGGAGGCCGCAGCCTACACCTACTATGTCTGGGGCAGCGGG ctcacGCTGCTGGTAGTCCAGGTCAGTATCCTCTACTACGGGGGCCACCTCGTCATCTCGGGACAGATGACCAGCGGCAACCTCATCTCCTTCATTATCTACGAGTTTGTCCTGGGAGACTGCATGGAG TCCGTGGGCTCCGTCTATAGCGGCCTGATGCAGGGAGTGGGGGCCGCCGAGAAGGTGTTTGAGTTCATTGACCGGCAGCCAACCATGGTACATGACGGGAACTTGGCCCCTGACCGCCTGGAGGGCCGGGTGGACTTTGAGAACGTGACCTTCACCTACCGCACTCGGCCCCACACCCGAGTCCTGCAG AATGTCTCCTTCAGCCTGTCCCCAGGAAAAGTGACCGCGCTTGTGGGGCCCTCGGGCAGTGGGAAGAGTTCCTGCGTCAACATCCTGGAGAACTTCTACCCCCTGGAGGGGGGCTGCGTGCTGCTGGACGGGAAGCCCATCAGCGCCTATGACCACAAGTACCTGCACCGCGTG ATCTCCCTGGTGAGCCAGGAGCCGGTGCTCTTCGCCCGCTCCATCACAGACAACATCTCCTACGGCCTGCCCACCGTGCCCTTCGAGATGGTGGTGGAGGCTGCACAGAAGGCAAACGCCCACGGCTTCATCATGGAGCTCCAGGACGGCTACAATACAG AGACTGGGGAGAAGGGTGCCCAGCTGTCAGGTGGACAGAAGCAGCGGGTGGCCATGGCTCGGGCTCTCGTGCGGAACCCACCCGTCCTCATCTTGGACGAAGCCACCAGTGCTCTGGACGCAGAGAGCGAGTACCTG ATCCAGCAGGCCATCCACGGCAACCTGCAGAagcacacagtgctcatcatcgCGCACCGCCTGAGCACGGTGGAGCGTGCGCACCTCATCGTGGTGCTGGACAAGGGCCGCGTGGTGCAGCAGGGCACGCACCAGCAGCTTCTGGCCCAGGGCGGCCTCTACGCCAAGCTGGTGCAGCGGCAGATGCTGGGGCTCGAGCCTGCCTCGGACTACTCAGCCGGCCACAAGGAGCCGCTGGGCAGTGGCGGTCACAAGGCCTGA
- the ABCB9 gene encoding ATP-binding cassette sub-family B member 9 isoform X3, with translation MQLWKAVVVTLAFMSMDVGMTTAIYILSHLDRSLLEDIRHFNIFDSVLDLWAACLYRSCLLLGATIGVAKNSALGPRRLRASWTIIALVCLFVGIYTMVKLLLFSEVRKPVRDPWFWALFVWTYISLATSFVLWWLLSTVRPDAKALEPGAGAGAEGFPGERRSPREQASGATLQKLLSYTKPDVAFLVAASFFLIVAALGETFLPYYTGRAIDGIVIQKSMEQFSTAVIVMCLLAIGRLNIRLRNRLFRSLVSQEMSFFDENRTGDLISRLTSDTTMVSDLVSQNINIFLRNTVKVTGVVVFMFSLSWQLSLVTFMGFPIIMMVSDIYGNYYKRLSKEVQNALARASSTAEETISAMKTVRSFANEEEEAGVYSRKLQQVYKLNRKEAAAYTYYVWGSGLTLLVVQVSILYYGGHLVISGQMTSGNLISFIIYEFVLGDCMESVGSVYSGLMQGVGAAEKVFEFIDRQPTMVHDGNLAPDRLEGRVDFENVTFTYRTRPHTRVLQNVSFSLSPGKVTALVGPSGSGKSSCVNILENFYPLEGGCVLLDGKPISAYDHKYLHRVISLVSQEPVLFARSITDNISYGLPTVPFEMVVEAAQKANAHGFIMELQDGYNTETGEKGAQLSGGQKQRVAMARALVRNPPVLILDEATSALDAESEYLIQQAIHGNLQKHTVLIIAHRLSTVERAHLIVVLDKGRVVQQGTHQQLLAQGGLYAKLVQRQMLGLEPASDYSAGHKEPLGSGGHKA, from the exons ATGCAGCTGTGGAAGGCGGTGGTGGTGACCCTGGCCTTCATGAGCATGGACGTTGGCATGACCACGGCCATCTACATCCTCAGCCACCTGGACCGCAGCCTGCTGGAGGACATCCGCCACTTCAACATCTTTGACTCGGTGCTGGACCTGTGGGCAGCCTGCCTGTACCgcagctgccttctgctgggAGCCACCATCGGTGTGGCCAAGAACAGCGCCCTGGGGCCCCGGCGGCTTCGGGCCTCCTGGACCATCATCGCCCTCGTGTGCCTCTTCGTGGGCATCTACACCATGGTCAAGCTGTTGCTCTTCTCCGAGGTGCGCAAGCCGGTCCGGGACCCGTGGTTCTGGGCCCTCTTTGTGTGGACTTACATCTCACTTGCCACCTCCTTCGTGCTCTGGTGGTTACTGTCCACGGTGCGGCCGGACGCCAAGGCCCTCGAgccgggggccggggccggggccgagggcttcccaggggagcgCCGGTCCCCTCGTGAGCAGGCATCTGGGGCCACGCTACAAAAGCTGCTGTCCTACACCAAGCCCGACGTGGCCTTCCTCGTGGcagcttccttcttcctcatcGTGGCGGCTCTGG GAGAGACCTTCCTTCCCTACTACACCGGCCGGGCCATTGATGGCATCGTCATCCAGAAGAGCATGGAGCAGTTCAGCACGGCGGTCATTGTCATGTGCTTGCTGGCCATCGGCAG ACTGAACATTCGCCTTCGAAACCGTCTCTTCCGCTCACTGGTGTCCCAGGAGATGAGCTTCTTTGACGAGAATCGCACAG GGGACCTCATCTCCCGCCTCACCTCAGACACCACCATGGTCAGTGACTTGGTCTCCCAGAATATTAACATCTTCCTGCGGAACACGGTCAAGGTCACGGGCGTGGTGGTCTTCATGTTCAGCCTCTCGTGGCAGCTGTCCTTGGTCACCTTCATGGGCTTCCCCATCATCATGATGGTGTCCGACATCTACGGCAATTACTACAAG AGGCTCTCCAAAGAGGTCCAGAATGCCCTGGCAAGGGCCAGCAGCACAGCCGAGGAGACCATCAGTGCCATGAAGACGGTGCGGAGCTTTGCCaacgaggaggaggaggcaggggtgtACTCACGGAAGCTGCAGCAGGTGTATAAGCTGAACAGGAAGGAGGCCGCAGCCTACACCTACTATGTCTGGGGCAGCGGG ctcacGCTGCTGGTAGTCCAGGTCAGTATCCTCTACTACGGGGGCCACCTCGTCATCTCGGGACAGATGACCAGCGGCAACCTCATCTCCTTCATTATCTACGAGTTTGTCCTGGGAGACTGCATGGAG TCCGTGGGCTCCGTCTATAGCGGCCTGATGCAGGGAGTGGGGGCCGCCGAGAAGGTGTTTGAGTTCATTGACCGGCAGCCAACCATGGTACATGACGGGAACTTGGCCCCTGACCGCCTGGAGGGCCGGGTGGACTTTGAGAACGTGACCTTCACCTACCGCACTCGGCCCCACACCCGAGTCCTGCAG AATGTCTCCTTCAGCCTGTCCCCAGGAAAAGTGACCGCGCTTGTGGGGCCCTCGGGCAGTGGGAAGAGTTCCTGCGTCAACATCCTGGAGAACTTCTACCCCCTGGAGGGGGGCTGCGTGCTGCTGGACGGGAAGCCCATCAGCGCCTATGACCACAAGTACCTGCACCGCGTG ATCTCCCTGGTGAGCCAGGAGCCGGTGCTCTTCGCCCGCTCCATCACAGACAACATCTCCTACGGCCTGCCCACCGTGCCCTTCGAGATGGTGGTGGAGGCTGCACAGAAGGCAAACGCCCACGGCTTCATCATGGAGCTCCAGGACGGCTACAATACAG AGACTGGGGAGAAGGGTGCCCAGCTGTCAGGTGGACAGAAGCAGCGGGTGGCCATGGCTCGGGCTCTCGTGCGGAACCCACCCGTCCTCATCTTGGACGAAGCCACCAGTGCTCTGGACGCAGAGAGCGAGTACCTG ATCCAGCAGGCCATCCACGGCAACCTGCAGAagcacacagtgctcatcatcgCGCACCGCCTGAGCACGGTGGAGCGTGCGCACCTCATCGTGGTGCTGGACAAGGGCCGCGTGGTGCAGCAGGGCACGCACCAGCAGCTTCTGGCCCAGGGCGGCCTCTACGCCAAGCTGGTGCAGCGGCAGATGCTGGGGCTCGAGCCTGCCTCGGACTACTCAGCCGGCCACAAGGAGCCGCTGGGCAGTGGCGGTCACAAGGCCTGA
- the ABCB9 gene encoding ATP-binding cassette sub-family B member 9 isoform X2, with translation MQLWKAVVVTLAFMSMDVGMTTAIYILSHLDRSLLEDIRHFNIFDSVLDLWAACLYRSCLLLGATIGVAKNSALGPRRLRASWTIIALVCLFVGIYTMVKLLLFSEVRKPVRDPWFWALFVWTYISLATSFVLWWLLSTVRPDAKALEPGAGAGAEGFPGERRSPREQASGATLQKLLSYTKPDVAFLVAASFFLIVAALGETFLPYYTGRAIDGIVIQKSMEQFSTAVIVMCLLAIGSSFAAGIRGGIFTLIFARLNIRLRNRLFRSLVSQEMSFFDENRTGDLISRLTSDTTMVSDLVSQNINIFLRNTVKVTGVVVFMFSLSWQLSLVTFMGFPIIMMVSDIYGNYYKRLSKEVQNALARASSTAEETISAMKTVRSFANEEEEAGVYSRKLQQVYKLNRKEAAAYTYYVWGSGLTLLVVQVSILYYGGHLVISGQMTSGNLISFIIYEFVLGDCMESVGSVYSGLMQGVGAAEKVFEFIDRQPTMVHDGNLAPDRLEGRVDFENVTFTYRTRPHTRVLQNVSFSLSPGKVTALVGPSGSGKSSCVNILENFYPLEGGCVLLDGKPISAYDHKYLHRVISLVSQEPVLFARSITDNISYGLPTVPFEMVVEAAQKANAHGFIMELQDGYNTETGEKGAQLSGGQKQRVAMARALVRNPPVLILDEATSALDAESEYLVFPELLPATRLQWGLTRQRPARTAFPVRGETRHKQGDKPEFNLWPTARRKRNHHLRERLRQVTPVREKHSQTLTLEKQILFSNK, from the exons ATGCAGCTGTGGAAGGCGGTGGTGGTGACCCTGGCCTTCATGAGCATGGACGTTGGCATGACCACGGCCATCTACATCCTCAGCCACCTGGACCGCAGCCTGCTGGAGGACATCCGCCACTTCAACATCTTTGACTCGGTGCTGGACCTGTGGGCAGCCTGCCTGTACCgcagctgccttctgctgggAGCCACCATCGGTGTGGCCAAGAACAGCGCCCTGGGGCCCCGGCGGCTTCGGGCCTCCTGGACCATCATCGCCCTCGTGTGCCTCTTCGTGGGCATCTACACCATGGTCAAGCTGTTGCTCTTCTCCGAGGTGCGCAAGCCGGTCCGGGACCCGTGGTTCTGGGCCCTCTTTGTGTGGACTTACATCTCACTTGCCACCTCCTTCGTGCTCTGGTGGTTACTGTCCACGGTGCGGCCGGACGCCAAGGCCCTCGAgccgggggccggggccggggccgagggcttcccaggggagcgCCGGTCCCCTCGTGAGCAGGCATCTGGGGCCACGCTACAAAAGCTGCTGTCCTACACCAAGCCCGACGTGGCCTTCCTCGTGGcagcttccttcttcctcatcGTGGCGGCTCTGG GAGAGACCTTCCTTCCCTACTACACCGGCCGGGCCATTGATGGCATCGTCATCCAGAAGAGCATGGAGCAGTTCAGCACGGCGGTCATTGTCATGTGCTTGCTGGCCATCGGCAG CTCATTTGCCGCAGGTATTCGGGGCGGCATTTTTACCCTCATATTTGCCAGACTGAACATTCGCCTTCGAAACCGTCTCTTCCGCTCACTGGTGTCCCAGGAGATGAGCTTCTTTGACGAGAATCGCACAG GGGACCTCATCTCCCGCCTCACCTCAGACACCACCATGGTCAGTGACTTGGTCTCCCAGAATATTAACATCTTCCTGCGGAACACGGTCAAGGTCACGGGCGTGGTGGTCTTCATGTTCAGCCTCTCGTGGCAGCTGTCCTTGGTCACCTTCATGGGCTTCCCCATCATCATGATGGTGTCCGACATCTACGGCAATTACTACAAG AGGCTCTCCAAAGAGGTCCAGAATGCCCTGGCAAGGGCCAGCAGCACAGCCGAGGAGACCATCAGTGCCATGAAGACGGTGCGGAGCTTTGCCaacgaggaggaggaggcaggggtgtACTCACGGAAGCTGCAGCAGGTGTATAAGCTGAACAGGAAGGAGGCCGCAGCCTACACCTACTATGTCTGGGGCAGCGGG ctcacGCTGCTGGTAGTCCAGGTCAGTATCCTCTACTACGGGGGCCACCTCGTCATCTCGGGACAGATGACCAGCGGCAACCTCATCTCCTTCATTATCTACGAGTTTGTCCTGGGAGACTGCATGGAG TCCGTGGGCTCCGTCTATAGCGGCCTGATGCAGGGAGTGGGGGCCGCCGAGAAGGTGTTTGAGTTCATTGACCGGCAGCCAACCATGGTACATGACGGGAACTTGGCCCCTGACCGCCTGGAGGGCCGGGTGGACTTTGAGAACGTGACCTTCACCTACCGCACTCGGCCCCACACCCGAGTCCTGCAG AATGTCTCCTTCAGCCTGTCCCCAGGAAAAGTGACCGCGCTTGTGGGGCCCTCGGGCAGTGGGAAGAGTTCCTGCGTCAACATCCTGGAGAACTTCTACCCCCTGGAGGGGGGCTGCGTGCTGCTGGACGGGAAGCCCATCAGCGCCTATGACCACAAGTACCTGCACCGCGTG ATCTCCCTGGTGAGCCAGGAGCCGGTGCTCTTCGCCCGCTCCATCACAGACAACATCTCCTACGGCCTGCCCACCGTGCCCTTCGAGATGGTGGTGGAGGCTGCACAGAAGGCAAACGCCCACGGCTTCATCATGGAGCTCCAGGACGGCTACAATACAG AGACTGGGGAGAAGGGTGCCCAGCTGTCAGGTGGACAGAAGCAGCGGGTGGCCATGGCTCGGGCTCTCGTGCGGAACCCACCCGTCCTCATCTTGGACGAAGCCACCAGTGCTCTGGACGCAGAGAGCGAGTACCTG GTATTCCCTGAGCTCCTCCCGGCCACCAGGCTGCAGTGGGGGCTGACCAGACAAAGGCCTGCCCGCACAGCGTTTCCAGTCCGGGGGGAGACACGTCACAAACAAGGAGACAAGCCTGAGTTCAACCTGTGGCCTACAGCACGGAGAAAACGAAACcatcatttgagagagagattgagacagGTCACCCCtgtcagagagaaacacagccagACACTGACGctggaaaaacagattttattcagtaaCAAGTGA